From the genome of Arthrobacter alpinus, one region includes:
- a CDS encoding phospho-sugar mutase has product MAALKAAAEQWAGHDPDPATAAQLRDLIAASDSPEAAAELADSFSGNLQFGTAGLRAVMGPGPNRMNTVVVRRAAAGVAAHLNALANADDAGTFYQPRAVVGYDARHNSEIFAQETAAVFAASGIKTFLLPQALPTPILAFAVRALDCEAGVMVTASHNPPKDNGYKVYLGGRSVAPEARGVQIVAPHDAQIAAHIADFSATDEAGDTGNIALATSGWTVLGPDVLENYKQAMTGLSDPAAFPHRELRIVHTSMHGVGNDTALAVLHNAGFTDLHAVAEQSAPDPDFPTVSFPNPEEPGAMDLAFALAEKVGADLVLANDPDADRVAVGALDPATGQWYKFHGDQVGALLGAHLAARGGRAGTTQTRAGTDKNGEGANGKPVFANSIVSSRLLARIAKAAGFNHAQTLTGFKWISRVPHLSYGYEEALGYCVAPEVVRDKDGMSAGLLVAEMAAALKAAGGTLFDVLDDLALAHGLHVSEQLSFRVSDLDMLGTLMEGLRRTPPAQLAGSEVVHFTDLSAGSPELPATNGLLYLTENATRVIVRPSGTEPKLKCYMEVIGPVANRRDLAAAKASAKEQLAAVVADLKEALGVDG; this is encoded by the coding sequence ATGGCGGCCCTGAAGGCCGCCGCCGAACAATGGGCGGGCCATGACCCCGACCCGGCTACTGCCGCGCAACTGCGCGACTTGATTGCCGCCTCGGACTCCCCGGAAGCCGCGGCGGAGCTGGCGGACAGCTTTTCCGGCAACCTGCAATTTGGTACGGCCGGGTTACGTGCGGTCATGGGTCCGGGCCCGAACCGCATGAACACGGTGGTGGTGCGCCGTGCTGCCGCCGGTGTGGCCGCCCACCTTAATGCTCTGGCGAACGCGGACGACGCCGGTACCTTCTACCAGCCCCGGGCCGTGGTGGGCTACGACGCCCGGCACAACTCGGAAATCTTTGCCCAAGAGACGGCGGCCGTTTTTGCCGCCTCCGGGATCAAGACTTTCCTGCTGCCGCAGGCACTGCCCACCCCCATCCTCGCCTTTGCCGTCCGGGCCCTGGACTGCGAGGCCGGCGTCATGGTTACGGCCAGCCACAACCCGCCAAAAGACAACGGCTACAAAGTGTACTTGGGCGGTCGGTCCGTAGCCCCGGAAGCCCGCGGCGTGCAGATCGTGGCCCCGCATGATGCCCAGATCGCCGCGCACATTGCGGACTTCTCCGCAACCGACGAGGCGGGCGATACGGGCAACATCGCCCTCGCCACCAGTGGCTGGACCGTGCTGGGCCCGGACGTTCTGGAAAATTACAAGCAGGCCATGACCGGGCTGAGCGACCCTGCCGCGTTCCCGCACCGCGAGCTGCGCATTGTGCACACCTCCATGCACGGGGTGGGAAATGACACGGCCCTGGCCGTGCTCCACAACGCCGGGTTCACGGATCTGCACGCTGTGGCCGAACAATCCGCCCCGGACCCGGATTTCCCCACAGTATCCTTCCCCAACCCCGAGGAGCCCGGGGCCATGGATTTGGCGTTCGCCCTCGCCGAGAAGGTGGGTGCCGACCTCGTGCTGGCCAACGATCCCGACGCCGACAGAGTAGCAGTGGGGGCCCTGGACCCGGCCACCGGCCAATGGTATAAGTTCCATGGCGACCAGGTGGGGGCGCTGCTCGGCGCACACCTGGCAGCCAGGGGCGGGCGTGCAGGCACTACCCAGACGCGTGCAGGCACTGACAAGAACGGTGAGGGCGCAAATGGCAAGCCCGTGTTTGCCAATTCCATTGTGTCCTCACGGCTGCTGGCTCGCATCGCCAAGGCCGCCGGTTTCAACCACGCGCAAACCCTGACCGGTTTTAAGTGGATTTCCCGTGTCCCACACCTGAGCTACGGCTATGAGGAAGCACTGGGCTACTGTGTTGCCCCGGAGGTGGTCCGCGACAAGGACGGCATGTCCGCCGGGTTGCTCGTCGCGGAAATGGCCGCTGCCCTAAAAGCTGCCGGCGGCACACTCTTTGACGTGCTGGATGATTTGGCGCTGGCGCATGGACTCCATGTTAGCGAGCAGCTCAGTTTCCGGGTCAGCGATCTGGACATGCTGGGAACCCTCATGGAGGGGCTGCGGCGCACACCCCCTGCCCAGCTTGCCGGCTCCGAGGTGGTCCATTTCACCGATCTTTCAGCGGGCTCACCGGAGTTGCCGGCCACCAATGGCCTGCTGTACCTGACCGAGAACGCTACGCGGGTCATCGTGCGCCCCAGCGGCACCGAGCCCAAACTGAAATGTTATATGGAAGTCATTGGGCCCGTCGCGAACCGGCGCGATCTCGCTGCTGCGAAGGCTTCGGCGAAAGAACAACTGGCGGCTGTGGTGGCGGATCTGAAAGAAGCCTTGGGCGTCGACGGGTGA
- a CDS encoding type IV toxin-antitoxin system AbiEi family antitoxin domain-containing protein: MTSTTSARNQAVAAAISQFGKVARLRELLALGISTRQLRGAVEQGTVVQVARGHYGLPGVSSMDIHLASYQARRTCLSRVSELGLWQLHEPEKVHVAAAHGRPIPGCVVHKRPAGQTLMGILRQCVACGSELEGLITLESAVVAKMCTIFDLQVEFTRRGDRAARAIVEMIDPQSMAITETVGRYHLRMAGHNVQGQAYVRNAGHLDLLVDGVLGVEVDGREFHDTENGWREDLRRDTMYVLRGVWRLRIPAEVVLYHPEIMLAWVSQALAMIRSAPRLR; the protein is encoded by the coding sequence ATGACTTCCACAACCAGCGCCAGGAACCAGGCCGTTGCGGCCGCAATTTCTCAGTTTGGCAAGGTCGCGAGGCTGCGCGAGCTACTGGCGCTGGGCATCTCCACCCGCCAGCTCAGGGGCGCCGTTGAACAAGGCACTGTGGTGCAGGTGGCACGTGGCCACTACGGGCTGCCGGGGGTGAGCTCGATGGACATCCATCTCGCCAGTTATCAGGCGCGGCGGACATGTCTGAGCCGGGTTTCGGAGTTGGGTCTGTGGCAATTGCATGAGCCGGAAAAGGTCCATGTGGCGGCGGCGCATGGACGCCCGATTCCCGGATGTGTGGTGCACAAACGTCCTGCCGGTCAGACGCTGATGGGGATCTTGCGCCAGTGCGTGGCTTGTGGCTCCGAGTTGGAGGGGCTCATCACCCTTGAATCGGCCGTGGTGGCAAAGATGTGCACCATCTTTGACCTGCAGGTGGAATTCACGCGGCGCGGTGACAGGGCTGCCCGCGCAATCGTGGAGATGATCGACCCGCAATCAATGGCCATAACAGAGACCGTGGGTAGATATCACCTCAGGATGGCCGGGCACAACGTCCAGGGCCAGGCCTATGTGAGGAATGCAGGGCACCTGGACCTGTTGGTCGACGGCGTGCTCGGCGTCGAAGTCGATGGGAGAGAGTTCCATGACACTGAGAACGGCTGGCGCGAAGACCTGCGCCGGGACACCATGTATGTTCTGCGCGGCGTCTGGCGGCTGCGGATTCCCGCCGAAGTGGTGCTCTACCACCCGGAAATCATGCTGGCTTGGGTGTCACAGGCCCTGGCCATGATCCGTTCTGCGCCACGGCTAAGGTGA
- a CDS encoding purine-nucleoside phosphorylase, which translates to MTNLHFLSDPTDLAREAATYIAEHTGVPFHDIAVVLGSGWGEAAGLIGETTAVVDAADVPGFFAPAVVGHTATLTSIRTPGGKNVLVLGARTHFYEGKGVRAVVHGVRTAAAAGAKTLVLTNGCGGLNEAWTPGTPVLISDHINLTATSPLEGATFVDLTDLYSARLREVAREVDPSLDEGVYAQFTGPHYETPAEVQYAKRIGADLVGMSTALEAIAARAAGMEVFGISLVTNLAAGISSVPLSHAEVIAAGQAAGPRISKLLAEIIARL; encoded by the coding sequence GTGACTAACCTTCATTTTTTATCTGACCCCACCGATCTGGCCCGCGAGGCCGCCACCTACATTGCCGAGCACACCGGCGTGCCCTTCCATGACATAGCCGTGGTGCTGGGCTCCGGATGGGGCGAGGCGGCAGGCCTCATTGGCGAGACCACCGCCGTGGTGGATGCCGCCGACGTACCGGGGTTCTTCGCCCCCGCAGTAGTGGGCCACACCGCCACCCTGACTTCCATCCGCACCCCGGGCGGCAAGAATGTGTTGGTGCTTGGCGCGCGCACCCACTTCTATGAGGGCAAGGGCGTCCGGGCCGTGGTGCACGGAGTCCGCACCGCCGCTGCCGCAGGAGCCAAAACCCTGGTGTTGACCAACGGCTGCGGCGGCCTCAACGAGGCTTGGACGCCAGGGACACCGGTGTTGATTAGCGACCACATCAACCTCACGGCCACCTCGCCGCTGGAGGGCGCCACGTTCGTGGATCTCACGGACCTCTATTCGGCGCGGTTGCGTGAGGTGGCCCGCGAGGTGGACCCGTCCCTGGATGAGGGCGTGTACGCCCAGTTCACCGGCCCACACTACGAGACCCCGGCCGAGGTGCAGTACGCGAAGCGGATTGGTGCCGACCTGGTGGGCATGTCCACGGCGTTGGAGGCCATCGCCGCCCGTGCCGCCGGGATGGAGGTGTTTGGCATCTCGCTGGTGACCAACCTGGCGGCCGGCATCAGCTCGGTCCCGCTCAGCCATGCCGAGGTGATTGCGGCCGGCCAGGCTGCCGGGCCCCGCATCTCCAAGCTGCTGGCGGAGATCATCGCCCGGCTGTAA
- a CDS encoding NAD(P)H-quinone dehydrogenase: MVAASMGAQVTIVERAGLGGAAVLTDVVPSKTLIATAEAMNRSVDSTQLGVDFNGPDGNPKTAMRANLQQINERVMRLAREQSSDIRRGLEAVGVRIVIGTGKMLDARTIEVDRGETTEIIQADAVLIAVGAHPRELATAKPDGERILNWTQIYDLQELPEDLIVVGSGVTGAEFASAFNGLGSKVTLISSREQVLPGEDSDAAAVLEDVFARRGLRVLSLSRAEKVERTDNGVIVTLGDGSKVTGTHCLVCVGSIPNTGGIGLEAAGVELTPSGHIKVDGVSRTSAPNVYAAGDCTGVFALASVAAMQGRIAVAHLIGDGVRPLKLTQVSSNIFTSPEIASVGVTEADLESGKYQGDVVKLSLQTNARAKMRGVNDGFIKIIARKGSGTVIGGVVVGAGACELIFSIALAVTQKLHVDDVANTFTVYPSLSGSISEAARRLHVYV; encoded by the coding sequence ATGGTGGCGGCCTCCATGGGCGCGCAAGTGACCATAGTCGAGCGTGCCGGGCTGGGCGGCGCGGCCGTTCTGACCGACGTCGTGCCCTCAAAAACCCTCATCGCTACAGCCGAAGCCATGAACCGCAGCGTCGATTCCACACAACTGGGCGTCGACTTCAACGGCCCCGACGGCAACCCCAAAACCGCCATGCGCGCCAACTTGCAGCAGATCAACGAGCGGGTGATGCGCCTTGCCCGCGAACAGTCGAGTGATATTCGCCGCGGATTGGAAGCCGTTGGTGTGCGCATCGTGATCGGCACCGGCAAGATGCTGGATGCGCGCACCATTGAAGTCGATCGTGGCGAAACCACGGAGATCATCCAGGCTGACGCCGTCCTGATCGCCGTGGGTGCCCACCCGCGCGAGCTCGCCACGGCGAAACCCGACGGTGAGCGCATCCTGAATTGGACGCAGATTTACGATTTGCAGGAACTGCCGGAGGATCTGATCGTGGTCGGCTCGGGCGTCACGGGCGCCGAGTTCGCCTCCGCCTTCAACGGCCTCGGCTCTAAGGTCACCTTGATTTCCAGCCGCGAGCAGGTGCTGCCGGGGGAGGACTCCGACGCCGCGGCAGTGCTGGAGGACGTCTTTGCCCGCCGCGGACTGCGTGTGCTCTCACTGTCCCGCGCCGAGAAGGTCGAACGCACGGACAACGGCGTCATTGTCACCTTGGGTGATGGCAGCAAGGTCACCGGCACGCATTGCCTGGTGTGTGTCGGTTCCATCCCCAACACCGGGGGGATTGGCCTGGAGGCTGCCGGGGTTGAGCTGACACCCAGCGGACACATCAAGGTCGACGGCGTCTCGCGTACGAGTGCGCCCAACGTGTACGCCGCCGGCGACTGCACGGGCGTCTTCGCGCTGGCCTCCGTTGCCGCCATGCAGGGACGGATTGCCGTGGCCCACCTGATCGGTGACGGCGTGCGTCCCCTCAAGCTGACCCAGGTGTCCTCGAACATCTTCACCTCGCCGGAGATCGCCTCCGTGGGCGTCACCGAGGCTGATCTGGAATCCGGGAAGTACCAGGGCGACGTGGTCAAGCTCTCCCTGCAAACGAACGCCAGGGCCAAGATGCGCGGTGTCAACGACGGCTTCATCAAGATCATTGCCCGCAAGGGTTCTGGCACCGTCATTGGCGGTGTGGTGGTTGGTGCCGGGGCCTGTGAGTTGATCTTCTCGATCGCCTTAGCCGTGACACAGAAACTGCACGTCGACGACGTCGCCAACACGTTCACGGTGTACCCGTCGCTGTCGGGGTCCATCTCCGAAGCTGCCCGCAGGCTCCACGTGTACGTGTAA
- a CDS encoding MFS transporter: MSTPHEAEPMEISAVQIPQANSRGRVIVASLIGTTVEFYDFYVYATAAVLVFPALFFPNADAATALLSSFAIFGVAFVARPLGSVVFGHFGDKVGRKGTLVASLLTMGIATFLIGCLPTALVPGWVFWAPALLVVMRFMQGLALGGEWSGAALLATENAPAGKRAIWGTFPQLGAPIGFILANGIFLALSFGLSAEQFQSWGWRIPFLLSAVMVIVGLYVRLKLVETPAFQQVIDQGEVSKLPVGRVFKTSWRPLILGTFVMLATYVLFYLMTTFTLSYGTTPATIEAAKAKAVAAGKPMTADAIASWVPGLGYTRNEFLIMLIIGVVFFGIFTLVSGPLAEKFGRRKTLLWVTGGILVFGLTFVPLFGAGLVGVMALLIIGFTLMGLTFGPMGALLPELFPTNVRYTGSAISYNMSSILGAAVAPFIAVALWQSADGSPVLVGVYLSAMAVLTLIALVIMKETRDLEYTSNVS; the protein is encoded by the coding sequence ATGAGCACTCCCCACGAAGCGGAGCCAATGGAGATCTCAGCAGTGCAGATCCCCCAAGCAAACAGCCGAGGGCGGGTCATTGTCGCCAGCCTCATTGGTACCACCGTTGAGTTTTACGACTTCTACGTGTACGCCACGGCAGCCGTGCTGGTCTTCCCGGCACTCTTCTTCCCCAACGCCGACGCAGCCACGGCTCTGCTGAGCTCCTTTGCCATCTTCGGTGTGGCGTTCGTCGCCCGGCCGTTGGGCTCCGTCGTGTTCGGCCACTTTGGTGACAAGGTGGGCCGCAAGGGGACCCTGGTGGCATCCCTGCTGACCATGGGTATTGCCACGTTCCTGATTGGTTGCCTGCCGACGGCGCTTGTGCCCGGCTGGGTGTTCTGGGCACCGGCACTGTTGGTGGTCATGCGCTTCATGCAGGGCCTAGCACTCGGCGGCGAGTGGAGCGGCGCGGCCCTGCTGGCCACCGAGAACGCCCCTGCCGGCAAGCGCGCCATCTGGGGAACCTTCCCGCAGCTGGGCGCACCCATCGGCTTTATCCTGGCCAACGGCATCTTCCTGGCCCTGAGCTTTGGCCTGAGTGCCGAGCAGTTCCAGTCCTGGGGCTGGCGCATCCCGTTCCTGCTCAGCGCCGTCATGGTCATTGTGGGCCTGTACGTCCGCCTGAAGCTGGTTGAAACCCCGGCGTTCCAGCAGGTCATCGACCAGGGAGAAGTCTCCAAGCTGCCTGTGGGCCGCGTGTTCAAGACCAGCTGGCGGCCCCTGATCCTTGGGACCTTCGTCATGCTGGCCACGTATGTCTTGTTCTACCTGATGACCACGTTCACACTGTCCTACGGCACCACCCCGGCCACCATTGAGGCGGCCAAGGCCAAGGCCGTGGCTGCCGGCAAGCCCATGACGGCCGACGCCATCGCCTCGTGGGTACCCGGACTGGGCTACACGCGCAATGAGTTCCTGATCATGCTGATCATCGGTGTCGTGTTCTTCGGCATCTTTACACTCGTCTCCGGTCCGCTGGCCGAGAAGTTCGGCCGCCGCAAGACGCTCCTGTGGGTCACCGGTGGAATCCTAGTCTTCGGCCTAACCTTCGTGCCGCTGTTCGGTGCCGGCCTGGTGGGCGTCATGGCGCTGCTGATCATCGGCTTCACCCTGATGGGCCTGACCTTCGGCCCCATGGGTGCGCTATTGCCGGAGCTGTTTCCGACCAACGTCCGCTATACAGGGTCGGCCATCAGCTACAACATGTCCAGCATCCTCGGCGCAGCCGTGGCACCGTTCATCGCGGTGGCACTTTGGCAGTCCGCTGATGGCAGCCCTGTCCTGGTAGGCGTTTACCTCTCCGCCATGGCGGTGCTGACCCTGATCGCGCTGGTGATCATGAAGGAAACACGCGACTTGGAGTACACCTCCAACGTCAGCTGA
- a CDS encoding helix-turn-helix domain-containing protein yields the protein MRPHSSLTAEQRLAAVDLFEEGFGYRAVSSKLGVSASAICKLESRFKIWGRAALEIKPTRQVYSFEFKLAIVRQYLDGEGTRQDLARMHQLSSLDLLRAWIRAYRDFGEEGLRSKAKGRPKSVTRTPSVEVSELEKLRRENERLAAENAYLKKVRALRNQPRR from the coding sequence ATGCGTCCACATAGTTCATTGACAGCCGAGCAGCGGCTAGCTGCCGTCGATCTGTTTGAGGAAGGGTTTGGGTATCGCGCGGTATCCTCAAAGCTGGGAGTCAGCGCGTCGGCTATTTGCAAGTTGGAGAGTCGGTTCAAGATCTGGGGTAGAGCAGCATTGGAAATCAAACCAACTAGGCAGGTGTATTCCTTTGAGTTCAAGCTGGCGATTGTTCGCCAATATCTTGACGGTGAGGGGACGCGGCAGGACCTCGCCCGGATGCATCAACTCAGTTCTCTAGACCTCTTGCGAGCATGGATCCGCGCCTATCGGGACTTTGGTGAGGAGGGCCTGCGCTCCAAGGCCAAGGGCCGGCCCAAGTCTGTGACTAGGACCCCCTCGGTCGAAGTCAGTGAGTTGGAGAAGCTACGCCGCGAGAACGAGCGTCTGGCGGCTGAGAACGCCTACCTAAAAAAAGTACGGGCCTTGAGGAACCAACCACGGCGCTGA
- a CDS encoding IS3 family transposase yields the protein MIALKASHSLPLLLQAAGLPRSTFFHRQAALQTPDRHAELRAQIHEAFIQAKGRYGHRRIHAVLKRQGWQVARKTVLKLMREENLVCKVRTRSKYSSYKGKVGKIADNLLKREFDTDAPNTTWVTDVTEFKIAERKVYLSPVLDLFDRSIVSYSVSESPTVAFTTESLIEAIGTLAPGEAPMVHSDQGFQYQHSSWQKLLSDAKMAQSMSRKGNCLDNSVMENFFGHLKEEMFHRQKFTGIDGFRTELDDYIHWYNNDRISLTLQCLSPMEYRAQALAA from the coding sequence GTGATTGCCCTCAAGGCATCCCATTCCCTGCCCCTTTTGCTCCAAGCAGCGGGGTTGCCTCGTTCCACGTTCTTCCACCGCCAAGCGGCCCTGCAGACCCCTGACCGGCACGCTGAGCTTCGAGCCCAGATCCACGAGGCTTTCATCCAAGCTAAGGGCCGCTACGGCCACCGGCGCATCCACGCGGTCCTGAAGCGCCAAGGCTGGCAGGTCGCACGCAAGACCGTGCTGAAGCTGATGCGTGAGGAGAACCTGGTCTGTAAGGTCCGTACCCGAAGCAAATATTCCTCTTACAAGGGCAAGGTCGGCAAGATCGCCGACAACCTTTTGAAACGAGAATTCGATACCGATGCGCCAAACACCACATGGGTGACCGACGTGACCGAGTTCAAGATCGCCGAGCGCAAGGTCTACCTCTCACCGGTGCTAGATCTGTTCGACCGCTCGATCGTTTCCTACTCGGTTTCCGAGTCGCCGACCGTTGCCTTCACCACCGAATCACTCATCGAAGCGATCGGCACCCTGGCGCCGGGCGAGGCCCCGATGGTGCATTCAGACCAAGGATTTCAGTATCAACACTCCAGCTGGCAGAAGCTCCTCAGCGACGCCAAGATGGCCCAATCCATGTCGCGCAAGGGCAACTGTTTAGATAACTCGGTGATGGAAAACTTCTTCGGACACCTGAAGGAAGAGATGTTCCATCGCCAAAAATTCACCGGCATCGACGGGTTCCGCACGGAGCTGGACGACTATATCCACTGGTACAACAATGACCGCATCTCGTTAACGCTGCAGTGCCTGAGTCCGATGGAATATCGGGCTCAGGCACTGGCCGCGTAG
- a CDS encoding acetyl/propionyl/methylcrotonyl-CoA carboxylase subunit alpha, with translation MTNSQSAGANQLTKVLIANRGEIAVRIIRAARDEGIASVAVYAEPDREALHVRMADEAFALGGTTAADSYLVMEKILAAAKQSGADAIHPGYGFLAENADFARKVIDAGLIWIGPSPEAIAALGDKVQARHIAEKVGAPLVPGTKDPVASAQEVLDFADEFGLPLAIKAAYGGGGRGIKVVRTREEIPEMYESAVREAVAAFGRGECFVERFLDSPRHVETQCLADAAGNVVVVSTRDCSLQRRNQKLVEEAPAPFLSDEQNKRLYESSKAIMKEANYVGAGTCEFLVGTDGTISFLEVNTRLQVEHTISEEVTGIDLVREQFRIARGEDLGYGDPEVRGHSFEFRINGEDAGRGFMPAPGTVTSIDLPTGPGVRVDSGITTGEIIGGNFDSMLAKLIITGATREQALQRSSRALGEMHIGGLPTVLPFHRAVVVDPAFAPTGGAPFTTHTRWIETEFNNTIPAFNLAGATGASDDAGTRQSVTVEVGGKRLEVTLPASLAVSTGSTGAKKAKKAARGRSTAPAAANGNALTSPMQGTIVKVAVADGDVVVEGDLLVVLEAMKMEQPLTAHRSGTVTGLSASAGDTVSAGAVLATIED, from the coding sequence GTGACCAACTCACAGTCCGCCGGTGCAAACCAGCTCACCAAAGTCCTGATCGCCAACCGCGGCGAAATTGCCGTCCGCATCATCCGGGCGGCCCGCGACGAGGGCATCGCCTCTGTAGCCGTCTACGCAGAGCCGGACAGGGAAGCATTGCACGTGCGCATGGCCGACGAGGCCTTCGCCTTGGGCGGCACCACCGCAGCCGACTCCTACCTGGTCATGGAGAAGATCCTGGCCGCAGCCAAGCAATCCGGGGCTGACGCCATCCACCCCGGCTACGGCTTCTTGGCCGAAAACGCCGACTTCGCTCGAAAAGTCATCGACGCCGGCCTGATCTGGATCGGCCCCTCCCCCGAGGCCATCGCGGCCCTGGGCGACAAGGTCCAGGCCCGCCACATCGCCGAAAAGGTGGGCGCACCCTTGGTGCCGGGTACGAAGGACCCCGTGGCCTCCGCGCAGGAAGTCCTGGACTTCGCCGACGAATTCGGCCTGCCGCTGGCCATCAAGGCCGCTTACGGCGGCGGCGGCCGCGGCATCAAGGTCGTGCGCACCCGCGAGGAAATCCCCGAAATGTACGAATCGGCCGTGCGCGAGGCAGTCGCGGCTTTCGGCCGCGGCGAGTGCTTTGTGGAACGTTTCCTGGATTCTCCACGCCACGTGGAAACCCAGTGCCTAGCGGATGCCGCGGGCAACGTCGTCGTCGTCTCCACGCGTGACTGCTCGCTGCAGCGGCGCAATCAGAAACTGGTGGAGGAGGCCCCGGCACCGTTCCTCTCCGACGAGCAAAACAAGCGCCTCTACGAATCCTCCAAGGCCATCATGAAGGAAGCGAACTACGTCGGCGCCGGCACCTGCGAATTCCTGGTCGGCACTGACGGCACCATCTCCTTCCTGGAGGTCAACACCCGCCTGCAGGTGGAGCACACCATCTCCGAGGAAGTCACCGGGATCGATCTGGTCCGCGAGCAGTTCCGCATCGCCCGCGGCGAGGACCTCGGCTATGGCGACCCCGAAGTTCGCGGCCACTCCTTCGAATTCCGCATCAACGGCGAAGATGCCGGCCGCGGTTTCATGCCGGCACCGGGCACCGTGACCAGCATCGATCTGCCCACCGGCCCCGGCGTGCGCGTCGACTCAGGCATCACGACCGGGGAAATAATCGGGGGGAACTTCGACTCCATGCTGGCCAAGCTGATCATCACCGGTGCCACCCGCGAGCAGGCCCTGCAGCGCTCCAGCCGCGCCCTAGGGGAAATGCATATCGGCGGCCTGCCCACCGTGCTGCCGTTCCACCGCGCCGTGGTCGTCGACCCGGCCTTCGCCCCCACTGGCGGAGCCCCGTTCACCACGCACACGCGCTGGATCGAAACCGAGTTCAACAACACCATCCCCGCCTTCAACCTCGCCGGTGCTACCGGTGCCTCGGACGACGCCGGCACCCGGCAAAGCGTTACCGTCGAGGTGGGCGGCAAACGGCTTGAGGTCACGTTGCCGGCGTCGTTGGCCGTCAGCACCGGTAGCACCGGCGCGAAGAAGGCCAAGAAGGCAGCCCGCGGCCGCAGCACTGCCCCGGCTGCGGCCAACGGCAATGCGCTCACCTCCCCCATGCAGGGCACCATTGTCAAGGTTGCCGTGGCTGACGGCGACGTCGTGGTCGAGGGTGATCTGCTGGTTGTGCTGGAGGCCATGAAAATGGAGCAGCCCCTGACGGCGCACCGTTCAGGCACCGTCACAGGCCTTAGCGCCTCGGCCGGGGACACGGTCTCCGCTGGTGCAGTCCTGGCCACCATCGAAGACTAG
- a CDS encoding winged helix-turn-helix domain-containing protein → MNPESAAEPGRVQSQHPRHELSDVLHQPVRFSIAAALANTETMDFKDIRNTVQVSDSVLSKQLAVLEKAGLVEIKKLFVGKFPRTSVKLTAEGQKAWTHHLDTLRRIAGGSVPL, encoded by the coding sequence ATGAACCCCGAATCAGCTGCCGAACCGGGCCGGGTCCAGAGCCAGCACCCCCGCCACGAGCTCAGCGACGTCCTGCACCAGCCCGTGAGATTTTCCATTGCCGCTGCACTGGCCAACACGGAGACCATGGACTTCAAGGACATCCGCAACACCGTCCAAGTCAGCGACTCCGTTTTGAGCAAGCAGCTGGCCGTGCTGGAGAAAGCGGGGCTAGTGGAAATCAAGAAACTGTTCGTGGGCAAGTTTCCGCGCACCTCCGTAAAACTGACGGCGGAGGGTCAAAAAGCATGGACGCATCACCTGGACACCTTGCGCCGGATCGCTGGCGGATCAGTTCCTTTGTAG
- a CDS encoding Maf family protein has translation MTPRLILASASTARTKLLSDAGIAHTVRVSDVDEDAATAAAGPLTPSDTALLLARAKAEAVGCVTQGGDDALVVGCDSIFEFNGEPYGKPWEADAARERWQLMRGRSGVLHTGHWLISTHDGESTGHGEVTSAVVHFEDVTDAEIDAYVATGEPLQVAGGFTIDGLAGAFITGVEGDPHTVVGLSISTLRRLLAKTGVSITDFWS, from the coding sequence ATGACTCCACGCCTCATCCTCGCCTCCGCATCCACTGCCCGCACCAAGCTGCTCTCCGACGCTGGCATCGCCCACACCGTCCGGGTCTCCGACGTGGACGAGGACGCCGCAACCGCCGCGGCTGGCCCGCTCACGCCGTCGGATACTGCGTTGCTGCTGGCCCGTGCCAAGGCCGAAGCCGTGGGTTGCGTGACCCAAGGTGGGGACGACGCCCTGGTCGTCGGCTGCGACTCCATTTTTGAATTTAACGGTGAGCCGTACGGCAAGCCCTGGGAGGCCGACGCTGCCCGCGAACGCTGGCAGCTGATGCGCGGCCGGTCCGGGGTGCTTCATACCGGGCACTGGCTGATTTCTACGCACGACGGCGAATCCACCGGACACGGGGAGGTCACCAGCGCCGTGGTCCACTTCGAGGACGTCACTGACGCCGAGATCGATGCGTACGTTGCAACGGGCGAGCCGTTGCAGGTTGCAGGTGGCTTCACGATTGACGGGCTGGCTGGCGCCTTCATCACCGGTGTCGAGGGCGATCCGCACACGGTGGTGGGTCTGTCCATTTCCACGCTGCGCCGCCTTTTGGCTAAAACGGGGGTCTCCATCACCGATTTCTGGAGCTAG
- a CDS encoding type II toxin-antitoxin system prevent-host-death family antitoxin: MNPISATVARQRWAETLDASRHEPVSITSHARTVAVVMDPDFARRALEALEVLKHIH; the protein is encoded by the coding sequence ATGAATCCAATATCTGCCACCGTGGCCCGCCAGCGCTGGGCTGAAACCTTGGATGCGTCACGACATGAGCCTGTCAGCATCACCAGTCATGCCCGAACAGTAGCTGTGGTGATGGACCCTGATTTTGCCCGCCGCGCTTTGGAAGCATTGGAGGTGCTCAAACATATTCACTGA